The nucleotide window CCACTTCCGCGGAAGTGTACTTTTTCTTGCCTTTTGATTTTTCAATCGCTTCCATGGCCTCTAAAATGATGGCTTGTTTTTCCAGTTCCAGAAATTTTTCCTTGGGGAGGATGACCACCGTTTTTTTAGGATTCCTGACTTCAACCATCTCACTTGAATTGATAATTTGTGAAATTTACTTTTTTGCTTCTGTGACGTTTAGAACTCGCATAAGACCTTTTTAAAATTTGAATGAAGTAGCGAAAGAGGTACTTTATTCAGTACCTTTAATAGAGTGGGAGGTCAATTTTTAATTATAATGCTAACCCTGTTAATGCTATCACGAATATACCTGTTGATAGACCCCCATCAATGACTTCATTTTCTTTGAGAATTCCGTGTTATCCGCCAGTTTGATTTCATTGATCTGATGTTCAATTTCTTCCCGAAAGACCTGATGAGCCCGTGCAGACCAGTCGTCTCTCATGTTTATCAGCAATTCACCGCCGTAAGCAATATAGCGTGGTTCCCGTGTATGGAAATAGGCACGGAACGAATGGAGTGCCACAATTTTTTCGGGGTGCGCATCGGCCAGACGCAGAAACTCCTCAAAATGCTTCAGAAATTTCTTTTTATTCGCGGGTGCCAACGTCTTGTGCCCGTCATACAGCGCCAGGCTAAGGTCTATCAACGATCGGTAGCATTCAGATGGAATCCCCGCAAGAGAGGTGTCTGTTGTATTAGTGCCGGATTGCTGGAGTCGCTGGCTATCCTGTCGTGCCTTGTTCAGGATGTTTTCCATCAATAACACGAGGTCAGGCTGTAGCTCCATGATTTTGTGAACAGTGACATCCAATATATTGTAACGTACATTGTCTTCGTGTTCCGAACTCTGATGACCGCGAACCATGAAATTATAAAAGCCTTCGCCTGTGGTGGCATGCGGTTCATAGCTTCCCACCAGATTCAGCAATTCATCCATGATCAGCGATTTTTCTTGTTCCAGCAGACCATTGGTTTTCATGGCTTCAATTTTATGACAAAAATCAACTTCCGCGGTGAAACGGGATTCCTCATCAACGGTCTTGTTTCTAAACTGAACATGGGCCTGGTGTGTGATGCGTAAGGCTTCCGCAAGGGATACCGGCACGGCTTCGACAGCATTGAGGAATGCGGAGATGGTTTCTTTTTCTGAAACGAGGGTATCCATGTGCCGTCCTTTTTCCACCAGCACACCAATGACCGAAGACAAACCATGTTCCTGAAGGAACTGTTCAATCTGTCCCGTACACCACCGGGTATTGCGTTCGTTTTCCGGGTTGTGATTGAGACGGATTTTGTGCAATTGCGGCCAAAGATCCCAAGCCACATCAAACTGTTTGGCATCAGACAGTTTATCATGCAGACTGTTGATCACCAGCATCGGCATCATCGGCGGAAGACGGAAAAAATTTTCTGTGTAATTGATTCGGGTATATTTGTTTTTCCTGAAAACTTCTTTTCGTGCTTCCTGTTCCATTCCCTCATCAATCCAACCAGCATCCCATTCGCCTTGATAAGAGGTGAGTCCCTGTTTATGCGATCCCATTTCCGCAATGTGATGATGGAGGCCTTGCGGAGGATTTTTCAGGGCCTTTGGCATGCCTTTGGACGCAATTTCATAATTCATGGTGAAGGGATTGAGACGTTCATGAATGTCTGTGATTTTATCAAGCATCGGCACATTCACCCCGATACGATGCTGTAGTGTGTCCAGAAATTTAGGAATATCGAGGGTCATGCTCCTGAAAAAGAAGGGAAAAGACTCCATGATTCTGAAAAATTGTTTGAACGGCAAAATCCCTCTCTTACTGGCTTTATTGAGCGTTTTACTAAGCAGAAACAGCAGGTTTTCCATTTCAAACAGCATCGGCGAATTGAGGGTGATGATGGCTTTGATGCTGTTCATGAAGCGTGGACGATGCACACATTCCAGAGTGGCTTTGATCAGGGACAAAATACCGCCCATGCTGTGTCCCATCAAGATCACCTGTGGGGCACCGGATTGTTCCCTTGCCAAATCAATCGTGCTTGTCAGATGGGATTCCGCAAAGACATCCAGATTGGCGTTATTGTCATGCCTGTCATGATCCAGAATAAACAACCTGTTTCCGTTTTTTGCCAAATGGTAATCCATACTGTCAAGGCCCTGTAGATGAAAACTGTAGTAATTGGAAGTGTAGCCATGAAACAGACAGACAGGAGACTGGTTTTTGATTGTTACCGGAATTATTTCCCAAATTTTGATGGAACGCATGCCATACCAGGAGATCCTGTGAATGTGGATCGCCTCAATGTATTCAGGGATTTTTGTTCCATCAGGATGTTGATCTTTTAAGATTTCTGTTCTGACGGTTTTGTTGAAATAGGGAAATTCGCGCTGTTCCGGATCATCAATCACTCCGGTTAGTGGAATCGCTTTCACCAGATTTTCCAGCATTTCAAAACTGGCCTGCTGTCGGAGGTGTAAGGGAATTTCGTTAAAATTGGGATAGATGTTGACCAGTTTCAGAATTTCCCACAGATCTTTTCTCGATTTCAAATAAAAACCGTTGTCCCGTTTGATGAGAAAGCCCTGACCGGTTTTGGCCTCAGGGGAATAAAAATGATGTTTATGCAGATAACGATAAATTCGGTCCAGCGTGTATTGCGGATGCCTGTTTTCTGTCACTGTGATGATGCGATGGAATGAATTTCCATCAGCCGTACAGCCAAGAGCCAGGAGTTGATAGATCCGGTGGGATAACTCCCGCAGTTGCATGCCTTCTGTCTTAAACATAGTTTTATCTCCCGGTTAAAGTTTTTGTTTGAGTTATCGCATGATTTTGTTTCGAACCTGTTGATAGATGATATCCATGATTTCCAGAAAAGAATTATCCCGATTCCAGAAGGCTGGATAATCTCCCTGTTTTTTAATCAAGCCACCCACAATTTGAGCTGGACTGGACGGCTCAAACTGTGGAAATTTTTCGGTGGAACGCCAGAACGTTTTCAGCGTCAGGTCTGGTGGGAGTTCCACCGCATGAACGGGCGTGAACCGATGGAGCTGAGGCACAATTTCCAAATTATTGGAATCATCATCCATTCTGGCAGACAACGCCTGACCCAACGGAGTTTTCATGAGGCGGTCGCGCAGTTCCTGCCGGGGCAATCCTCTCAATTCAAACAGCAGCAGGGGATCATGATCCAGCAGTTCAGCAATTTTGTAATAAACCCCGGCGACATGTTTGCAGGGATTCATATAATCAGGACAGGAACAGGAGGTTGAAAAATCATCCCGTGACTCCGGCAACAGCGGAAATCCCTGTCTGGAAAACACCTCCTGAATGCCATCGGGCACTTCCCCCAGAATCAACCGGGTGATCCAGGCGGCATTGCGCCCCAGTTGTTCAATGAGATCATCCCAGTCACGTCTGGCGATAATGCCCATCTGAATGCTCACAGAATATTGAGGTTCCCTGTAGATTCCATAATTTGGATTGGTGTTGCCACGAATCCGGGCTGTCACCATATTCCGCTCAATGTTGAAGGACATAATCCTGTTTGAAGCAAGACAGGATTTGCCGCGCTTGAGGTGATTTTCTTCCATGAGGTCTTCAAGGGCTTTGATGAAGCGTTTTCCCCACCAGCTTTTTGAAACTTTGGCCATAATTATTCCATCATTGCGTCTTTGCTCAAGCGAATCAATCTGCGGAATGATTCATTATCCAACTCTGTCAACCAGGATTCGTCACTGCCGACAATGGAATCCGACAATTGCTTTTTGTCTTCCAGAAGTTTATCAATCCGTTCTTCCAGAGTTCCCACCGTAATGAACTTATGCACCATCACTTTTTTGGTTTGTCCAATCCGGAACGCCCTGTCTGTCGCCTGATTTTCCACAGCCGGATTCCACCATCGGTCAAAGTGGAAAACATGGTTGGCCCGTGTCAGGGTGATGCCAACCCCACCGGCCTTGAGCGACAGAATAAACACTCCGGGCAACCCGCTTTCCTGAAACTCTGCGATCATGCTCTCCCGACGTTCCCGAGGGACCTGCCCGTGAAGATACCAGGTCGGAATATGATGATCCTTGAGCAATTGTTCCAGTTGCGCTCCGATTTCTGTGAACTGGGTGAACAACAGCAGGCTTTCCTCATTGTCCAGAATTTCATGGACCATCTCAGTGAGACGCTCAAGTTTTCTTGAACGATCCGGCGCGAATTCACTGCCATCTTT belongs to SAR324 cluster bacterium and includes:
- a CDS encoding SWIM zinc finger family protein — translated: MAKVSKSWWGKRFIKALEDLMEENHLKRGKSCLASNRIMSFNIERNMVTARIRGNTNPNYGIYREPQYSVSIQMGIIARRDWDDLIEQLGRNAAWITRLILGEVPDGIQEVFSRQGFPLLPESRDDFSTSCSCPDYMNPCKHVAGVYYKIAELLDHDPLLLFELRGLPRQELRDRLMKTPLGQALSARMDDDSNNLEIVPQLHRFTPVHAVELPPDLTLKTFWRSTEKFPQFEPSSPAQIVGGLIKKQGDYPAFWNRDNSFLEIMDIIYQQVRNKIMR